The genomic segment GCGTTTTCGCAGAGAGCGATCCTAAATCTCCTGCGTTGGTAATCGCCGTGGATGTGGTGAGATCACGGTGTGCACCGCCTGCAGCCAATTTCGTCCACCCAGAACGCGCGAACGCACCAAGTTCTTGATTCTGGCCCATCTCACCTGCCATCCCCAACACGGCGGCTTCCTCAGCTGTGAACTCCACTGAGGGAAGCTCATAAGAATCCTCACTTAGCCGATATGCCTGCTGGCCTTCAGCAATGCCGGATTCAATGGTGAATTGCTCAATGGGCACACCGACGCGACGTAAATAAGCGAAATCTCGCTGCAGTTTTCGCCGAAAAGCAATATCGGAGAGACCTTTATAATCGCCCACATTGTCACGAATCCACGCCTGGGTGAGAAATTTTCGTGAGTAGGATGTGGCACTTAAAAACGCAAAAGTCAGGTTGATCTGGCGTTCTAGATCTTCCTTCCGATCCGACATGAAGGCCTCCGAAGTAAGCGCGGACTAACTGCGATAGCTCTCCGCATGGGTGGTCATATACTCAATTAACTGATCGACCTCGGAATTATCTACGGCAAAGGGATCGCCCAATTCCACAGATTGCGGCTCTGGACGATTAACTTTGTGACGCATCCAATCAACAGTTACTGGTGCTCCCAGCTTATCGGCCGTCTGAAGAATCCGCCCGCGCAAATGCGCTCTTGTGGTATTTGGAGCTGTGTCTACAGCGGCATTAATTGCTTCATCTGTAGTCCAGCGTTTAATCATGCCACGATTTTGCAGCACGCTGAATAGGCCTCTGCCTGGGCGGATATCGTGATAGGTCAGATCGATCTGTGCGAGTTTGGCATCTTCGAGGCTAAGACCTCCACGCTGGATAAAACGATCAATGAGCTTTTTCTTAATAACCCAATCAATCTCAGTATCTACGCTGCTGAAATCTCCGGACTCAATTGCTTTGAGCATGCGCCCCCACAGATCAAGCACGCGCGCCATCTCTGCATTTGAGGTGCCAGAAAATTCAGGCTCGCGGCGGTGCTCAATCCACCGAGAAGCATAATCAAACATCAATTGCTGGATCTGCAATGCGGTCATGGTCGTGCCATCTTTCAATGAAAGCACGGTGGACCCAGTGGCATCGCGGGAAATTTCCCTAATCGATGCAATATCGTTGGTGAGCTCTACATCCGGCAGGCCGAAATCAGCTTCGATCATTTCCAAGATCAACAAGGTGGAGCCTACTTTAAGAGCAATGCTGGGCTCGGCCATATTTGCATCGCCGACGATCACATGGAGCCTGCGATAAGAATGGGAATCCGCATGAGGCTCATCACGGGTGTTGATAATAGGCCGTGATCTAGTTGTGGCACTTGATACGCCTTCCCAGACGTGATCAGAGCGCTGCGAAATGCAGTAGCCCACTGGGAATGATTCACCCTTATCTGCAGGGTTGGGGTGATGGATTCTGCCGGCACCGCAA from the Corynebacterium crudilactis genome contains:
- the pafA gene encoding Pup--protein ligase, with amino-acid sequence MGIETEYGITCTDGESRKLRPDEIARVMFRPIVEKYSSSNIFIPNGSRLYLDVGSHPEYATAECDSLTQLINYEKAGDVIADRMAVAAEEALAKDGIDGQVYLFKNNVDSVGNSYGCHENYLVGRSMPLKALGKRLMPFLITRQLICGAGRIHHPNPADKGESFPVGYCISQRSDHVWEGVSSATTRSRPIINTRDEPHADSHSYRRLHVIVGDANMAEPSIALKVGSTLLILEMIEADFGLPDVELTNDIASIREISRDATGSTVLSLKDGTTMTALQIQQLMFDYASRWIEHRREPEFSGTSNAEMARVLDLWGRMLKAIESGDFSSVDTEIDWVIKKKLIDRFIQRGGLSLEDAKLAQIDLTYHDIRPGRGLFSVLQNRGMIKRWTTDEAINAAVDTAPNTTRAHLRGRILQTADKLGAPVTVDWMRHKVNRPEPQSVELGDPFAVDNSEVDQLIEYMTTHAESYRS